ACCGGGACGAGGACCAGGAGGTCGAGCGCCCAGTTCATCGCGAGCCACACGCCGCCGACGGTCACGCCCTCCCCGAGGTGGCGGGCCTGCACGCCGTCGAACCAGTGGACCAGGAGCAGAGCTCCCGTGACCCCGCCGACGACGATCATGACGCTCTTGAAGAGGAAGACGTCGACGAGGAGGCCGCCTCCGGGGCCGTAGAAGGGGATTGCAACGAGGAGCGGGACCAGCCATGTCAGAGCGCCGTAGAGAAGGAGCCTGCCCGTTTTTTTCAGTCTCTGTTCCATGATACGAGATCCTCAGACGACCGGCATGATGAGGCTATCGTATCTGCGCCGTTGAGAGATGGGAATTGAAGATAGACCGGGTGAGTCCTCTCGCGGGTGCCCTCCCCCAAAAAAAGTTCAGATGGATTTTTCCCAGCCCTGGCCCCTATCGATGAGGGGCCGTACTTCTCCGATCTCGAACCTCGCCGAGGCGTGGATCATCGCTGCCGCCTCCTCTCCCGCGGTCCCGGCGATCTCTCTCCTGTAGGCGTCCAGCGTCTCTCCGGACGTCTCGTACTCCTTCATCGTCATGTAGACGCGGACTCCCTTCCATCCCTCCATCATGCCCAACTCGCCCTGCTCCACGATCGTGAAGACGGCGTTTGGGTTCTCCTGCAGGTTGGCAAATGTGCGGTTCTTTCCAAAGACTGCAACGACGGTCTTCTCATCGATCATCTGCGGCGAGCCGAAGATTCCTGCATTGACCTTTCCATCTTTGCTCGCGGTGCTGAGGACGCCTATCCTCGGTTGTTTGTTGAAGTAGTCCATCAGTCTGGTTGACATGGCTATTCCCCCCTTTGAACCGGGCCTTGCCGCCCCTGCTTAAAATAATAAGGGGGCTGGCGGCCGCAGTGGCGTTCACGGCGAAGTCCCTACCGCCCTCGGGCACCGGCACTCCGGGACTGGAATTGTCCCGCGCCTGATAAACCTCTGTTTTTGTGGTGGTGCTACGTATTTTATTGTGGTGTGATTTGGTGTCACTATCATTCGGATAATTGTGATATGTTTTTATCGGACGTTGAAAGATATACTCCTATGGACGACCCGCGCCTCATTGTCCCTGTTCTCCTGTTCCGCCCCGACGATGGAATCGATCGCATCCCGACGTCCGGGGTGCTGCCAGTTCTCTCTCCCGCCCGGCCGCGGGGGACGTGCGATCTCGGCATCCCCCGTGATGCGGGTTCGACCTGCCTTGCGGTTGCAGGAGGGGCGGCATGAAGATCGCCGCAATCGTGTGGGGGAGCGACGCCGTTCTCCTCAGGGCCGCGGCCGCGGAGGAAGGCATCTCCTGCGCCGTCACCGGCACCCATGAGGTCGACGACCCCGCGGCACGGGACCGTTTTCTTGCCGACCAGGCCGATGCCGACCTCGTCCTCCTCCACCCGTCACGGGACCGGGCCTGGGACGACCTGATCCCGAAGATACGCACCGATATCCCGGTCGTCTCCTTCGGGCACGACGAGGCGTTCTGGACGCTCTCCACCGTCCCGCTCAGGGTCGCCGCGGCCGTCTCGGCATATGTCGTCCACGGCGGCATCGAAAATTTCCGGCTCATGGTGCGGTACCTCCGTGCGGTCGCGGACGGGTCGGGCGACGAACCCGCGCCTCCTCACCCTCTCCCCTGGGAAGGGATCTATCACCCCGACGCACCCGACCCCTTTGTCGACCTTGCGTCCTACCGCGCCTGGCGGCCCCGGCGCCATCCCTCCTCCGTCGGGATCGTCTTTTCCCGGACCTACTGGGCGAACGGCGACCGGGAGGTCGTGGACGCCCTTGTCAGGCGTATCGAGACCTTCGCCGACGTTGTCCCGGTCTTCTGTCTCTCCATGGGCGACCGGGAACTCGGCGCACGGCCCGGCGCCGAGGTGGCGGCAGAGTGGTTCGCGGGGGGGACAGACTTTGTCCTGAACCTCCAGCCCGTCTTCCATGCCCCGTCCGCCGACGCGGCCGGCGCTCTTCCCCGGCAGGTCGACTGCCCTGTCGCCCATCCGGTGCTCCTCTACCACAGGAGCCGGGAAGAATGGCTTTCCTCCTCTCTCGGCCTTCCCGCCGCCGAGGTCGGGTGGTCGATCGCCCTCCCCGAGTTCGAGGGGATGATCGAGATGCTTCCCGCCGGGACGGAGGAATCCTGCGAGGGGACCCACGACCCGATCCCCGACCGGGTCGAGAGGATCTGCCGCCGCGTCGCGGCCTGGCTCTCTCTCCGGGAAAAACCGGCCGCCGAGAGGAAAGTTGCCTTCATCCTCCATAACAACCCCTGCTCCTCGGTCGAGGCGACCGTCGGCGCCGGCGCCCACCTCGACACCCTCGAAAGCGTCGCCCGGATCCTC
This window of the Methanofollis ethanolicus genome carries:
- a CDS encoding pyridoxamine 5'-phosphate oxidase family protein, which gives rise to MSTRLMDYFNKQPRIGVLSTASKDGKVNAGIFGSPQMIDEKTVVAVFGKNRTFANLQENPNAVFTIVEQGELGMMEGWKGVRVYMTMKEYETSGETLDAYRREIAGTAGEEAAAMIHASARFEIGEVRPLIDRGQGWEKSI